A section of the Paenibacillus yonginensis genome encodes:
- a CDS encoding ABC transporter ATP-binding protein — protein MGTMIDSVPVIEIKDLRMRYGARFVLNGIDLTVHAGQIIGYIGPNGAGKSTTVKIMLGLVQGYTGEVRIFGQDIAKAGPDYKSRIGYVPEVADLYDTLTAREYLTFIGRLYGLEAQEAEFKGLQMADILGLRNAFDSRISSYSKGMKQKVMLISSLLHNPDILFLDEPLSGLDANSVMVIKEILELLARQGKSIFYSSHIMDVVEKVSSRIILLNDGRIAADGSFEELKEQNLESSLEDIFTQLTGFDEHRSLAERFVAAVNEVRS, from the coding sequence ATGGGAACGATGATAGATTCCGTACCGGTCATCGAGATCAAAGATCTCAGAATGAGATACGGAGCAAGATTTGTGCTGAATGGCATTGACCTTACGGTGCATGCAGGCCAGATTATCGGTTACATAGGACCCAATGGAGCGGGCAAAAGCACAACTGTAAAAATCATGCTCGGCCTTGTGCAGGGCTATACTGGCGAGGTGCGTATTTTTGGGCAGGATATTGCCAAGGCTGGGCCGGATTACAAAAGCAGGATAGGTTATGTGCCCGAGGTGGCTGACCTTTACGATACGCTTACGGCACGTGAATATCTGACGTTTATAGGCAGGCTTTACGGGCTGGAGGCGCAGGAGGCTGAATTCAAGGGGCTGCAGATGGCGGATATTTTAGGACTGAGAAATGCTTTTGACAGCCGAATCTCTTCTTACTCCAAAGGAATGAAACAGAAAGTGATGCTGATCTCAAGCCTGCTGCATAATCCGGATATTCTATTTCTGGATGAGCCGCTGAGTGGTCTTGACGCCAACAGCGTGATGGTGATCAAGGAGATTCTGGAGCTGCTGGCCCGGCAGGGCAAATCCATTTTTTATTCTTCTCATATTATGGATGTTGTGGAAAAGGTCAGCAGCCGCATTATTTTGTTAAATGACGGGCGGATTGCGGCCGATGGCAGCTTTGAAGAGCTGAAGGAGCAGAATCTGGAGAGCAGCCTGGAGGATATTTTTACACAGCTTACCGGATTTGATGAACACCGCAGTTTGGCGGAACGTTTTGTTGCAGCCGTGAACGAGGTGAGGTCATGA